In Corynebacterium nuruki S6-4, the following proteins share a genomic window:
- the phoU gene encoding phosphate signaling complex protein PhoU produces MRTVYQEQMRTFAHELAVMSDTVRTMMSGACTALFDADVDTAEQVLSSIDEVEDLRVRAEARSFELLALEAPVARDLRQVVSGSYIVEDLARMAALAVHVARTTRRRYPDRAVPPTVEPYFREMARLVDDIGGKLHDVLVTYDPEKAMELALDDDAVDDLHAHMFQITGRDDWPWPVSVAVDVTLLSRYLERYSDHAVNIGTRVVYLATGMQPAEYEVSRRSEEQQENLREQFDEIRRRYGSDAF; encoded by the coding sequence ATGCGCACTGTCTACCAGGAACAGATGCGGACCTTCGCCCATGAACTCGCGGTGATGTCCGACACGGTCCGCACCATGATGTCCGGCGCCTGCACGGCACTGTTCGACGCCGACGTCGACACAGCCGAACAGGTGCTCAGCTCCATCGACGAGGTCGAGGACCTCCGGGTCCGGGCCGAGGCACGGTCCTTCGAACTGCTCGCCCTCGAAGCACCCGTCGCGCGCGACCTCCGGCAGGTCGTCTCCGGGTCCTACATCGTCGAGGACCTCGCCCGGATGGCCGCGCTCGCCGTCCATGTCGCCCGCACCACCCGCCGCCGGTACCCGGACCGGGCCGTCCCACCGACCGTCGAACCCTACTTCCGGGAGATGGCGCGGCTCGTCGACGACATCGGCGGGAAACTCCACGACGTCCTCGTCACCTATGACCCGGAGAAGGCGATGGAACTCGCCCTCGACGATGACGCGGTCGACGACCTCCACGCCCACATGTTCCAGATCACCGGCCGCGACGACTGGCCCTGGCCCGTCTCCGTCGCCGTCGACGTGACCCTGCTGTCCCGGTACCTCGAGCGGTACTCCGACCACGCCGTCAACATCGGTACCCGGGTGGTCTACCTGGCCACGGGTATGCAGCCCGCGGAGTACGAGGTCTCGCGCCGCTCCGAGGAACAGCAGGAGAACCTGCGCGAGCAGTTCGACGAGATCCGGCGGCGGTACGGCTCGGACGCGTTCTAG
- a CDS encoding aminodeoxychorismate lyase: MTELRCVVDVHPAGEADPELCDPAAPLIHVDDLAAVRGDGIFETLMVRDGEVRNLDRHRRRFVRSAAMLDLPAPDTDRWDAATRLALDAWNASADGAEASLRWIYSRGRESTGLPTGWVSVAPASDQVRRDREDGVAVMTAHRGYTLDISRDAAPWALVGAKTLSYAANMAALRYARDHGLQDVIFTAEGGRVLEGPTSTVVAVLGTGADAVLVTPSREVGILPGTTQAELFRLATAAGWTCEERELTVDDLLTASGVWLVSSVRRYARVTALDGTPLARPERADEIEALATAAAGA, encoded by the coding sequence ATGACCGAGTTGCGATGTGTTGTCGACGTCCACCCCGCGGGGGAGGCGGATCCCGAACTGTGTGACCCCGCCGCTCCGCTCATCCACGTCGACGACCTGGCGGCCGTCCGGGGTGACGGCATCTTCGAGACCCTCATGGTCCGGGACGGTGAGGTGCGCAACCTCGACCGGCACCGCCGCCGCTTCGTCCGCAGCGCCGCGATGCTCGACCTTCCCGCACCGGACACCGACCGGTGGGACGCCGCCACCCGTCTCGCGCTCGACGCCTGGAACGCCTCGGCCGACGGGGCGGAGGCCTCGCTGCGCTGGATCTACTCCCGTGGCCGCGAGTCGACCGGTCTCCCCACCGGCTGGGTCAGTGTCGCCCCCGCCTCCGACCAGGTGCGCCGCGACCGGGAGGACGGGGTGGCGGTGATGACCGCCCACCGCGGCTACACCCTCGACATCAGCCGGGACGCCGCCCCCTGGGCCCTCGTCGGCGCCAAGACGCTCTCCTACGCGGCCAACATGGCCGCACTGCGGTACGCCCGCGACCACGGTCTGCAGGACGTCATCTTCACCGCCGAGGGCGGCCGGGTGCTGGAGGGGCCGACTTCCACGGTCGTCGCCGTCCTCGGTACCGGGGCGGACGCCGTGCTCGTCACCCCCTCCCGTGAGGTGGGCATCCTGCCGGGCACCACGCAGGCGGAGCTGTTCCGGCTGGCGACGGCGGCCGGCTGGACCTGTGAGGAGCGGGAACTCACGGTCGATGACCTGCTCACCGCGTCCGGTGTATGGCTGGTCTCCTCGGTGCGCCGCTACGCCCGGGTCACCGCCCTCGACGGCACCCCCCTGGCCCGGCCGGAGCGGGCCGACGAGATCGAGGCGCTCGCGACCGCGGCGGCCGGGGCCTGA
- a CDS encoding YgfZ/GcvT domain-containing protein: MSVSDLHGSAASVSPLVGHVAGASTEDGTGNGPAGGHLTARHYGSPLVEQQRRDEGVPGVVDGWDHVALVVEGAGGREWINGFISQKTDAMSTGTATSSLLLDAHGRVEQVFGIAAPADGVLLLDVAAERADALQDFLTKMIFWADVTVQRPALARLSVVGTLPGVDSPGPGRSGTDAPAVVPSAVYWTTRTAGTLPVTDLWVPRDGVAAAWDALVAAGAEPTGGMAADALRLRDRRPLLGVDTDARLIPHEVPAFLGTVGAEATRLADVAEGPTSAAVHLNKGCYRGQETVSRVQNLGQPPRRLVLLQLDGSLNQLPAVGADITAGGRTVGRIGRTVQDADFGPVALALVKRQVIEAVAAGTAPPLEADGVAAAVDPDDLRVDGSVKPGRAAVDRLRGKA, translated from the coding sequence GTGAGTGTTTCGGATCTGCACGGTTCCGCCGCATCCGTCAGCCCCCTCGTCGGTCACGTCGCCGGGGCCAGTACGGAGGACGGGACGGGGAACGGACCGGCCGGCGGCCACCTGACCGCACGTCACTACGGCTCGCCACTGGTCGAGCAGCAGCGGCGTGACGAGGGGGTCCCCGGTGTGGTCGACGGGTGGGACCACGTCGCACTGGTCGTCGAGGGGGCCGGCGGGCGGGAGTGGATCAACGGCTTCATCTCCCAGAAGACGGACGCGATGTCGACCGGCACGGCCACCTCGTCGCTGCTGCTCGACGCCCACGGCCGGGTGGAGCAGGTCTTCGGGATCGCCGCCCCCGCCGACGGCGTGCTGCTGCTCGACGTCGCGGCGGAGCGGGCGGACGCCCTGCAGGACTTCCTGACGAAGATGATCTTCTGGGCCGACGTGACGGTGCAGCGCCCCGCCCTGGCCCGGCTGAGCGTCGTGGGAACCCTGCCGGGCGTCGACAGTCCCGGCCCCGGCCGGTCCGGGACCGACGCGCCGGCCGTGGTGCCGTCGGCGGTGTACTGGACGACCCGGACGGCCGGCACACTGCCGGTGACCGACCTGTGGGTGCCCCGGGACGGGGTGGCGGCCGCCTGGGACGCGCTCGTCGCCGCCGGGGCGGAGCCCACCGGTGGCATGGCGGCGGACGCACTGCGGCTCCGCGACCGCCGGCCCCTGCTCGGCGTGGACACGGACGCCCGGCTCATCCCCCACGAGGTACCGGCGTTCCTCGGCACCGTCGGTGCGGAGGCGACCCGGCTGGCGGACGTCGCCGAAGGGCCGACCTCCGCGGCGGTGCACCTCAACAAGGGCTGCTACCGGGGTCAGGAGACGGTCTCCCGGGTCCAGAACCTCGGCCAGCCGCCCCGTCGGCTCGTGCTGCTGCAGCTCGACGGGTCGCTCAACCAGCTGCCCGCCGTCGGCGCCGACATCACCGCCGGGGGCCGGACGGTCGGCCGGATCGGCCGCACGGTCCAGGACGCCGACTTCGGGCCGGTCGCCCTCGCCCTGGTCAAACGTCAGGTGATCGAGGCGGTGGCGGCCGGCACCGCGCCACCGTTGGAGGCCGACGGGGTGGCTGCCGCCGTGGACCCGGACGACCTCCGCGTCGACGGCAGCGTGAAACCCGGTCGTGCCGCGGTGGACCGGCTCCGAGGGAAGGCGTGA
- a CDS encoding gluconokinase has protein sequence MTEQTDRPVHIVLMGVSGSGKGPLAQELIARTGFTGATAEQLQPAEVRDKMADGGFVSPDDRLPWAYAIRDWLTDQARQGHSTVVVSLGLGRRARDIFREAEGFVFFVHVHGTEDVIEDRVRRLTGHYPDAEVLRHQYAELDRLRADEAGVRLDAAQPTDVLADAALVALGVARRAAETDDDADD, from the coding sequence ATGACGGAACAGACGGACCGGCCGGTCCACATCGTGCTGATGGGGGTGAGCGGCAGCGGTAAGGGGCCGCTGGCGCAGGAGCTCATCGCGCGGACCGGGTTCACCGGTGCCACCGCCGAACAGCTGCAGCCCGCCGAGGTGCGCGACAAGATGGCCGACGGTGGATTCGTGTCACCGGACGACCGGCTGCCGTGGGCGTACGCCATCCGTGACTGGTTGACGGACCAGGCCCGCCAGGGGCACTCCACCGTGGTGGTCAGCCTCGGACTGGGCCGTCGCGCCCGTGACATCTTCCGGGAGGCGGAGGGCTTCGTGTTCTTCGTCCACGTGCACGGCACCGAGGACGTCATCGAGGACCGGGTGCGCCGCCTCACCGGGCACTACCCGGACGCCGAGGTGCTGCGGCACCAGTATGCGGAGCTCGACCGGCTGCGTGCCGACGAGGCCGGCGTCCGGCTGGACGCCGCCCAGCCGACGGATGTCCTGGCGGACGCCGCCCTGGTCGCCCTGGGCGTGGCCCGGCGGGCGGCGGAGACGGACGACGACGCGGACGACTAG
- the pstB gene encoding phosphate ABC transporter ATP-binding protein PstB yields the protein MAKRLDLTDVNIYYGDFHAVKDVSLHVPPRSVTAFIGPSGCGKSTVLRTLNRMHEVIPGAYCTGRVELDGEDIYGRHVDPAAVRNTIGMVFQKANPFPTMSIEENAVAGLRLAGEKNRKKLHEVAERSLRAANLWEEVKDRLDRPGGGLSGGQQQRLCIARAIAVEPEVLLMDEPCSALDPISTLAVEDLIHELKEEFTIVIVTHNMQQAARVSDQTAFYSLEAAGKPGQLVEIGPTKKIFEKPDRQETEDYISGRFG from the coding sequence ATGGCCAAGCGCCTCGACCTCACCGACGTCAACATCTACTACGGCGACTTCCACGCCGTGAAGGACGTCAGCCTGCACGTGCCGCCGCGGTCGGTGACCGCGTTCATCGGCCCGTCGGGCTGCGGCAAGTCCACCGTGCTGCGCACCCTCAACCGGATGCACGAGGTCATCCCCGGTGCGTACTGCACCGGCCGGGTCGAACTCGACGGTGAGGACATCTACGGCCGCCACGTGGACCCGGCGGCGGTGCGCAACACGATCGGCATGGTCTTCCAGAAGGCGAACCCGTTCCCGACGATGTCGATCGAGGAGAACGCGGTCGCCGGGCTACGGCTGGCCGGGGAGAAGAACAGGAAGAAGCTGCACGAGGTCGCCGAACGCTCGCTGCGGGCGGCGAACCTCTGGGAGGAGGTCAAGGACCGCCTCGACCGGCCCGGCGGTGGCCTGTCGGGCGGCCAGCAGCAGCGGCTGTGCATCGCCCGCGCGATCGCCGTCGAGCCGGAGGTGCTGCTCATGGACGAGCCGTGCTCGGCCCTCGACCCGATCTCCACCCTGGCGGTGGAGGACCTCATCCACGAGCTGAAGGAGGAGTTCACCATCGTCATCGTCACCCACAACATGCAGCAGGCGGCCCGGGTCTCGGACCAGACCGCGTTCTACTCCCTCGAGGCCGCCGGGAAGCCGGGCCAGCTCGTGGAGATCGGGCCGACGAAGAAGATCTTCGAGAAGCCGGACCGGCAGGAGACCGAGGACTACATCTCGGGCCGGTTCGGCTGA
- the pstC gene encoding phosphate ABC transporter permease subunit PstC: MSTPLDSVDGAAPAREASPAAAAGASGGSPLTGRDGGRRTGDRIFTWLTTGSAVLISVIIAAIAVFLLVQAVPALTRERDGILSFFTYGDAWNLDYATNDGGWMQFGIPDLFFTTVVVAALALAIAMPVALGIAVFLSNYCPARFVRPLSFVVDLLAAVPSIVFGIWGMQVLGPALGGIFSWIHSWAGDFFLFAHFANSPAFSTSRNLFTGGVVLAIMILPIIAATAREVFVQTPRGQIEAALALGATRWEVVKLAVLPFGRSGYISGAMLGLGRALGETMALYMVIASAPGFRWSLFDGGTTFATAIANAAPEFNDDTKAGAYISAGLVLFALTFIVNAAARTVVKNTK, encoded by the coding sequence ATGTCCACCCCTCTGGACAGCGTCGACGGCGCGGCGCCCGCCCGGGAGGCCTCTCCCGCCGCGGCGGCCGGGGCGTCCGGCGGCAGTCCGTTGACCGGCCGGGACGGCGGACGCCGGACCGGCGACCGGATCTTCACCTGGTTGACGACCGGCTCCGCGGTACTGATCTCGGTCATCATCGCCGCCATCGCCGTCTTCCTCCTCGTCCAGGCCGTGCCTGCCCTGACGCGGGAGCGGGACGGGATCCTGAGCTTCTTCACCTACGGGGACGCCTGGAACCTGGACTACGCCACCAACGACGGCGGGTGGATGCAGTTCGGCATCCCGGACCTGTTCTTCACCACTGTCGTCGTCGCCGCGCTGGCCCTGGCCATCGCCATGCCCGTCGCCCTCGGTATCGCGGTCTTCCTGTCGAACTACTGCCCGGCCCGGTTCGTCCGCCCCCTCAGTTTCGTCGTCGACCTGCTGGCCGCCGTGCCGTCCATCGTCTTCGGCATCTGGGGCATGCAGGTCCTCGGCCCGGCGCTCGGCGGGATCTTCAGCTGGATCCACAGCTGGGCGGGCGATTTCTTCCTCTTCGCCCACTTCGCGAACTCACCGGCGTTCTCGACGAGCCGCAACCTGTTCACCGGTGGGGTGGTCCTGGCGATCATGATCCTGCCGATCATCGCGGCGACCGCCCGGGAGGTCTTCGTGCAGACGCCGCGCGGGCAGATCGAGGCGGCGCTGGCACTCGGCGCCACCCGGTGGGAGGTCGTGAAGCTCGCGGTGCTCCCGTTCGGCCGCTCGGGCTACATCTCCGGCGCGATGCTCGGTCTGGGCCGTGCCCTCGGCGAGACCATGGCGCTGTACATGGTCATCGCCTCGGCGCCCGGATTCCGGTGGTCCCTGTTCGACGGCGGGACGACCTTCGCCACCGCGATCGCCAACGCGGCCCCCGAGTTCAACGACGACACGAAGGCCGGCGCCTACATCTCCGCCGGGCTGGTGCTGTTCGCCCTGACCTTCATCGTCAACGCCGCGGCCCGCACGGTCGTGAAGAACACGAAGTAG
- the mshD gene encoding mycothiol synthase: MAETVGKTGGADRTAVVRDLADVPADAREDALQGVTDLLARAAAADGVEALGEAFVRGLTEDRGHRHLIAVTPHDEVLGILAVDEADADGTAEIAVDPDHRRQGIATALLQALAAASGPDRQINLWSHGDLAGARELAGVRDARIVRELLKMSVDCSDSSDSHRADLLAGRAAAQDRFAEAGLTVLDYPSACDRFGAVAVDEEWVRVNNEAFAWHPEQGGWDVPRLRRERDTVWFDPAGVLMLWDTGDGDAPECLGFHWTKRPADDPHGEVYVVCLADAARGRGLGGPLTLLGIGYLIDGGAQAVDLYVEGDNAPAVATYRKLGFEVVHRDVVYRGIV; the protein is encoded by the coding sequence ATGGCTGAGACGGTTGGGAAGACAGGCGGGGCGGACAGGACCGCGGTGGTGCGGGACCTGGCGGATGTCCCGGCGGACGCCCGTGAGGACGCGCTGCAGGGGGTCACCGACCTGCTCGCCCGGGCTGCCGCGGCCGACGGGGTGGAGGCGCTCGGCGAGGCTTTCGTCCGGGGACTCACCGAGGACCGCGGCCACCGGCACCTCATCGCGGTGACTCCGCACGACGAGGTGCTCGGCATTCTCGCGGTGGATGAGGCGGACGCCGACGGCACCGCCGAGATCGCCGTGGACCCCGACCACCGTCGGCAGGGGATCGCCACCGCCCTCCTGCAGGCGCTGGCCGCGGCGTCGGGCCCGGACCGGCAGATCAACCTCTGGTCCCACGGCGATCTCGCCGGGGCCCGGGAGCTGGCCGGTGTCCGGGACGCGCGGATCGTGCGGGAGCTGCTGAAGATGTCGGTCGACTGCAGCGACAGCAGCGACAGTCACCGGGCGGACCTGCTCGCCGGCCGGGCGGCCGCGCAGGACCGGTTCGCGGAGGCCGGCCTAACGGTCCTCGACTACCCCTCGGCCTGCGACCGGTTCGGTGCCGTCGCCGTCGACGAGGAGTGGGTCCGGGTCAACAACGAGGCCTTCGCCTGGCATCCGGAACAGGGCGGCTGGGATGTCCCGCGCCTCCGGCGGGAACGGGACACCGTCTGGTTCGACCCGGCCGGCGTCCTCATGCTGTGGGACACCGGCGACGGGGACGCCCCGGAGTGCCTGGGCTTCCACTGGACCAAGCGCCCCGCCGACGATCCCCACGGCGAGGTGTACGTGGTCTGTCTCGCCGACGCGGCGCGGGGCAGGGGGCTCGGTGGTCCGCTCACCCTCCTGGGCATCGGGTACCTCATCGACGGCGGCGCGCAAGCCGTGGACCTCTACGTCGAGGGCGACAACGCCCCGGCCGTCGCGACCTACCGGAAGCTCGGGTTCGAGGTCGTGCACCGCGACGTGGTGTACCGCGGGATCGTCTGA
- a CDS encoding DUF2993 domain-containing protein yields the protein MTAASTAPSTPGTPGTRPSRRSPVRILVIVVVAVLGLTGVAVVADALVAARVERQISRHLYEDSKLATPPSVMVSGMPYIAAAWSHQLPSIHVEARDIDVPDFGRVTMSSTATKLTLTRDEVLSGDFTDAPAKQVFTRAQIDSVALGDKMGFDDLHLEAVENISPVGGWETEAYFTGTPRGEQDPWTVTMRLRVWEGDVLLRPTEIRKAPGGRDPASLDEAERQRIFDAFTYTFHGPDLPLRALPGRVYISGGALFVESEQNYIRVSISDLAPRSAPLGTDAEAGL from the coding sequence GTGACTGCAGCCTCGACAGCCCCGAGCACCCCGGGCACCCCGGGCACCCGACCGTCCCGACGGTCGCCCGTGCGCATCCTGGTGATCGTCGTCGTCGCCGTTCTCGGGCTCACCGGGGTCGCCGTCGTCGCGGACGCGCTCGTCGCCGCCCGGGTCGAACGGCAGATCTCGCGGCACCTCTACGAGGACTCGAAACTGGCGACTCCCCCGTCGGTCATGGTCAGCGGGATGCCCTACATCGCCGCCGCATGGTCCCACCAGCTGCCGTCGATCCACGTCGAGGCCCGCGACATCGACGTCCCCGACTTCGGCCGGGTGACGATGAGCTCCACCGCGACGAAACTCACCCTCACCCGCGACGAGGTCCTCTCCGGCGACTTCACCGACGCCCCCGCCAAACAGGTCTTCACCCGGGCGCAGATCGACAGTGTCGCCCTCGGCGACAAGATGGGCTTCGACGACCTCCACCTCGAGGCCGTGGAGAACATCTCCCCGGTCGGCGGCTGGGAGACCGAGGCGTACTTCACCGGGACGCCGCGCGGCGAGCAGGACCCGTGGACCGTCACCATGCGGCTGCGGGTCTGGGAGGGCGACGTGCTGCTGCGCCCCACCGAGATCCGTAAGGCGCCCGGCGGCCGGGACCCGGCGTCCCTCGACGAGGCGGAGCGGCAGCGGATCTTCGACGCCTTCACCTACACCTTCCACGGCCCGGACCTGCCGCTGCGGGCCCTGCCCGGCCGGGTGTACATCAGCGGCGGCGCACTGTTCGTCGAGTCCGAGCAGAACTACATCCGGGTCAGTATCTCCGATCTCGCACCCCGGTCGGCACCGCTGGGCACGGATGCCGAGGCCGGCCTGTAG
- the pstS gene encoding phosphate ABC transporter substrate-binding protein PstS has translation MKHTISRGGTVAAALVAGSLILTGCSNSDSGSGTSSDSTADLSGTTGQLTGEGATSQQTAMELFGAAYSSAVPGATLAYNGTGSGSGQKQFIAGQVDFGGSDSALDPGQAKDAAARCDGNPAWHLPAVVGPVAVAFHLDGVDNLNLSVDTVAKIFKGEITTWNDPAIAAENEGTQLPDKEINVLYRSEESGTSDNFQKFLKTATGGEWDTEGKTFPTKVGSGAQGSSGVAQQVKSTDGAITYVEAGYAKDLGTAKLDFGAGPVALNADSVNKALANVRFSGEGNDLVVDPDSLFGQKEAGAYPLALTTYEIVCSAGYDADTAARVKDFLHVLLDNQDGSLGDKGYVPLSGAFEEKLTTAVDAIA, from the coding sequence GTGAAGCACACGATTTCCCGCGGCGGCACCGTCGCCGCCGCGCTCGTCGCCGGATCGCTGATCCTGACCGGCTGCAGCAACTCCGACAGCGGCTCCGGCACCTCGTCGGACTCGACCGCTGATCTCAGCGGCACCACCGGCCAGTTGACCGGGGAGGGCGCCACCTCCCAGCAGACGGCGATGGAACTCTTCGGCGCCGCGTACAGCTCGGCGGTCCCGGGCGCCACCCTCGCCTACAACGGGACGGGGTCCGGCTCCGGCCAGAAGCAGTTCATCGCGGGACAGGTCGACTTCGGCGGCTCCGATTCCGCGCTCGACCCCGGCCAGGCGAAGGACGCCGCGGCGCGCTGCGACGGGAACCCGGCCTGGCACCTGCCGGCCGTGGTCGGCCCGGTCGCCGTCGCGTTCCACCTCGACGGTGTCGACAACCTGAACCTGTCGGTCGACACGGTCGCGAAGATCTTCAAGGGCGAGATCACCACCTGGAATGACCCGGCCATCGCCGCGGAGAACGAGGGGACGCAGCTGCCGGACAAGGAGATCAACGTCCTGTACCGGTCCGAGGAATCCGGCACCTCCGACAACTTCCAGAAGTTCCTGAAGACCGCGACCGGCGGTGAGTGGGACACCGAGGGCAAGACTTTCCCGACGAAGGTCGGCTCCGGCGCCCAGGGGTCCTCCGGGGTCGCGCAGCAGGTCAAGAGCACCGACGGTGCCATCACCTACGTCGAGGCCGGTTACGCGAAGGATCTCGGCACCGCCAAGCTGGACTTCGGTGCCGGCCCGGTCGCCCTGAACGCCGACTCGGTGAACAAGGCCCTGGCGAACGTCCGGTTCTCCGGGGAGGGCAACGACCTCGTCGTCGACCCCGACTCGCTGTTCGGCCAGAAGGAGGCCGGTGCCTACCCGCTGGCGCTGACGACCTACGAGATCGTCTGCTCCGCCGGCTATGACGCGGACACGGCCGCCCGGGTGAAGGACTTCCTCCACGTCCTCCTGGACAACCAGGACGGGAGCCTCGGGGACAAGGGCTATGTCCCGCTGTCCGGGGCGTTCGAGGAGAAGCTGACCACCGCCGTCGACGCGATTGCGTAG
- the pstA gene encoding phosphate ABC transporter permease PstA, whose amino-acid sequence MTTVHRPDRSHAALAPSGFTDIAAGRKARNRIATVLVCATMAVACIPLVWVLWELLRRGLPALLDGGWWAYDMLGQISSESGGGISHAIIGTLTQVVVTTLISVPVGVLVAVYLVEYARGGWLGRVTTFMVDILTGVPSIVAALFVYALWVTMFGFGRSGFAVSLALVLLMIPVTVRNTEEMLRIVPDDLREAAYALGVPKWKTILRVVLPTALSGIVTGVMLAVARVTGESAPVLVLVGATPVINWNLFEGPQNSLPLFMLQMYKEPASAEVLSRLWGAGLTLVIIIGALYLGARLISARFSVKAD is encoded by the coding sequence ATGACAACCGTGCACCGACCGGACCGGTCCCACGCGGCACTGGCCCCCAGCGGCTTCACCGACATCGCCGCGGGCCGGAAGGCCCGCAACCGGATCGCCACCGTCCTCGTCTGCGCGACGATGGCCGTCGCCTGCATTCCGCTGGTGTGGGTGCTGTGGGAACTGCTGCGCCGCGGCCTCCCGGCACTGCTCGACGGCGGCTGGTGGGCCTACGACATGCTGGGGCAGATCTCCAGCGAATCCGGCGGCGGCATCTCCCACGCGATCATCGGCACCCTGACCCAGGTGGTGGTCACCACGCTGATCTCGGTGCCGGTCGGCGTCCTCGTCGCGGTGTATCTCGTCGAGTACGCCCGCGGCGGCTGGCTCGGCCGCGTCACGACCTTCATGGTCGACATCCTGACCGGTGTGCCCTCGATCGTGGCGGCCCTGTTCGTCTACGCCCTGTGGGTCACGATGTTCGGTTTCGGACGCTCCGGGTTCGCCGTCTCCCTCGCCCTGGTCCTCCTCATGATTCCGGTGACGGTCCGCAACACCGAGGAGATGCTGCGGATCGTGCCGGACGACCTGCGGGAGGCGGCCTACGCACTGGGCGTCCCGAAGTGGAAGACGATCCTGCGGGTCGTGCTGCCCACCGCCCTGTCGGGCATCGTCACCGGTGTGATGCTCGCCGTCGCCCGGGTGACGGGGGAGTCCGCCCCGGTGCTGGTTCTGGTCGGTGCGACCCCGGTGATCAACTGGAACCTCTTCGAGGGCCCGCAGAACTCACTGCCGCTGTTCATGCTGCAGATGTACAAGGAACCGGCGAGTGCCGAGGTGCTCTCCCGCCTGTGGGGCGCCGGTCTGACCCTGGTGATCATCATCGGTGCGCTGTACCTCGGCGCCCGGCTGATCTCCGCCCGATTCTCCGTGAAAGCGGACTGA
- a CDS encoding winged helix-turn-helix transcriptional regulator, which yields MKLTVLSDKTDLAEVLPSLALLSHEVDLLPCVASSVREAADAEIVIIDVTGANLLGARDMCRSVAAAYPTLPVAVAIEETSVIALDGSWAVDDFLLPTATPTEVDARLRMLLTRRPVPVEEAEDSQVASIGNLIVDEVTYVARVEGRPLDLTYKEFELLHFLVKNAGRVFSREQLLQDVWGYDYFGGTRTVDVHVRRLRAKLGHDYEKVIATVRNVGYKAVDFEADGR from the coding sequence GTGAAACTGACCGTGCTCTCGGACAAGACCGACCTGGCTGAGGTGCTGCCCTCACTGGCGCTGCTGTCCCACGAGGTGGACCTGCTGCCCTGCGTCGCGTCCTCGGTCCGGGAGGCGGCGGACGCCGAGATCGTCATCATCGACGTCACCGGGGCGAACCTGCTCGGCGCCCGCGACATGTGCCGGTCGGTGGCCGCGGCCTACCCGACCCTGCCGGTCGCCGTGGCGATCGAGGAGACCAGCGTCATCGCCCTCGACGGTTCCTGGGCGGTCGACGACTTCCTCCTGCCGACCGCCACCCCGACCGAGGTGGACGCCCGGCTGCGGATGCTGCTCACGCGGCGTCCGGTCCCGGTCGAGGAGGCCGAGGACAGCCAGGTCGCCTCCATCGGGAACCTCATCGTCGACGAGGTCACCTACGTCGCCCGGGTGGAGGGGCGGCCGCTCGACCTGACGTACAAGGAGTTCGAGCTGCTGCACTTCCTGGTGAAGAACGCGGGCCGGGTCTTCAGCCGGGAACAGCTGCTCCAGGATGTGTGGGGCTACGACTACTTCGGCGGCACCCGGACCGTGGACGTGCACGTCCGGCGGCTGCGGGCGAAGCTCGGCCACGACTACGAGAAGGTCATCGCGACGGTCCGTAATGTGGGGTACAAGGCCGTCGATTTCGAGGCGGACGGCCGCTGA
- a CDS encoding FABP family protein yields the protein MLVAMNNEADNAAPLSGNEAVARAAEQSKSTAGRNIPTLGDLPVAEDTANLREGPNLHDGLLALLPLVGVWRGEGHAAPTDGTAQYAFGQQIVFAHDGENYLSYSSRIWRLDDEGNATGQDRRETGFVRIDLKDNIEFVTAHSDGAVEIMYGRPRTERAWQLESASTMVTETGPASLGPGKRLYGLMPNNNLGWVDERLAPGTDDELVPWMSAELTRVIG from the coding sequence ATGCTGGTCGCCATGAACAACGAAGCTGACAACGCCGCCCCGCTCAGCGGCAACGAGGCCGTCGCCCGCGCGGCGGAGCAGTCGAAGTCCACCGCCGGCCGGAACATCCCCACCCTCGGCGACCTGCCGGTCGCCGAGGACACCGCCAACCTGCGTGAGGGACCGAACCTCCACGACGGACTGCTGGCGCTGCTGCCGCTGGTCGGGGTCTGGCGCGGCGAGGGCCACGCGGCACCGACGGACGGCACCGCACAGTACGCCTTCGGCCAGCAGATCGTCTTCGCCCACGACGGTGAGAACTACCTCAGCTACTCCTCCCGCATCTGGCGGCTCGACGACGAGGGCAACGCCACCGGCCAGGACCGGCGGGAGACCGGCTTCGTCCGCATCGACCTCAAGGACAACATCGAGTTCGTCACCGCGCACAGCGACGGGGCGGTGGAGATCATGTACGGCCGGCCGCGCACCGAGCGGGCCTGGCAGCTCGAGAGTGCGTCGACGATGGTCACCGAGACCGGCCCGGCGTCCCTCGGCCCCGGCAAGCGGCTCTACGGTCTCATGCCGAACAACAACCTCGGCTGGGTCGATGAACGGCTCGCCCCCGGCACCGACGATGAGCTGGTGCCCTGGATGTCCGCCGAGCTCACCCGCGTGATCGGTTAG